From a region of the Mucilaginibacter auburnensis genome:
- a CDS encoding threonine aldolase family protein codes for MTVDLRSDTITRPTPGMLQAMFSAKVGDDVFGEDETVNQLEEKVAALFGMEAGLFCPSGTMTNQIAIKCFTQPMDELIADQTAHVYRYEGGGIAFNSAVSTRLLNGYRGLVTADMIEPEINADNIHYPRTSLVVLENTSNRGGGSCYTLEQIKPIAELCQTRGLKLHLDGARIFNALTHTGDLAADYGKYFDGISVCLSKGLGAPVGSVLLADKETIKQARRIRKVLGGGWRQAGFLAAAGIYALDHHVDRLKIDHAHARLMSEALAACPWVSSVMPVETNIVLFDTVQPAERVVEQLAENGIQCMATSPNRIRFVLHLDVHPDQVEYTISTLKQIK; via the coding sequence ATGACAGTTGATTTAAGGAGCGATACCATTACCCGGCCAACGCCCGGAATGTTGCAGGCCATGTTTAGCGCCAAAGTGGGCGATGATGTTTTTGGCGAAGACGAAACCGTTAACCAACTGGAAGAAAAGGTAGCTGCCTTATTCGGTATGGAGGCGGGTTTGTTTTGCCCATCAGGAACCATGACCAACCAGATAGCTATTAAGTGCTTTACCCAACCCATGGACGAACTGATAGCCGACCAAACAGCTCACGTTTACCGTTATGAGGGTGGGGGTATTGCTTTCAATTCGGCGGTATCAACAAGGTTATTGAATGGATATAGAGGTCTGGTTACTGCTGATATGATTGAACCGGAGATCAATGCAGACAACATTCACTACCCACGTACCAGTTTGGTGGTGTTGGAGAATACCAGTAACCGGGGCGGCGGGAGTTGCTACACTTTGGAACAGATCAAACCTATTGCTGAGCTATGCCAGACCCGCGGACTTAAACTACACTTGGATGGTGCACGCATATTCAATGCCTTAACACACACAGGTGATTTGGCTGCAGATTATGGTAAATACTTTGACGGTATATCAGTATGCTTATCCAAAGGTTTGGGGGCGCCCGTAGGCTCGGTGTTGCTGGCTGATAAGGAAACTATTAAACAGGCCCGCCGCATACGTAAAGTGTTGGGTGGTGGCTGGCGACAGGCAGGTTTTCTGGCAGCGGCGGGTATTTATGCTCTGGATCATCACGTTGATCGGCTTAAGATAGATCATGCTCATGCGCGGCTTATGTCTGAAGCGTTGGCCGCCTGCCCATGGGTAAGCAGCGTAATGCCGGTGGAAACTAATATCGTTTTGTTTGATACTGTTCAGCCTGCTGAAAGGGTGGTTGAGCAACTGGCCGAAAACGGTATTCAATGTATGGCTACCAGTCCTAACCGTATACGATTTGTACTGCATCTGGATGTACACCCAGATCAGGTAGAATATACCATCAGCACATTAAAGCAGATCAAATAA
- a CDS encoding VOC family protein translates to MYKPENYNSLSSYLIVDNAQQLADMLVTIFNGKELRKYNRPNGSVMHMEVQLDDSILMLSDATADYPAQKAMLHMYVPDVMATYNKAIETGCTAIEEPVNKPSDPDKRGAFLDSAGNYWAVSTQMGN, encoded by the coding sequence ATGTATAAACCCGAAAACTACAATTCCCTCTCGTCATATTTAATTGTTGACAACGCACAGCAACTGGCTGATATGTTAGTAACAATTTTTAACGGCAAAGAGTTAAGAAAATATAACCGACCCAACGGATCAGTTATGCACATGGAAGTTCAATTAGACGATAGCATATTAATGCTTAGCGATGCCACTGCCGACTATCCTGCGCAAAAAGCCATGTTACACATGTACGTGCCCGATGTTATGGCAACTTATAACAAAGCTATTGAAACAGGTTGTACCGCAATAGAAGAACCCGTTAACAAACCCAGCGACCCGGATAAACGCGGCGCGTTTTTAGATTCGGCAGGCAATTATTGGGCAGTGAGCACGCAAATGGGTAATTAA
- a CDS encoding DUF6686 family protein, whose product MCENIILSKTGAATISQCMECKVLTLWMRTLLLNFSPEQFKSFKNFTSKLEVDQSLFPFPDGEERLVLRTPHNDICMAFSIDDWEQFQGAMDEAEYMMQVYDMMS is encoded by the coding sequence ATGTGCGAGAACATCATTTTAAGCAAGACCGGCGCGGCCACCATCAGTCAGTGTATGGAATGTAAAGTACTTACCTTATGGATGCGTACGTTGTTGCTTAATTTTTCGCCCGAGCAGTTTAAGAGCTTTAAAAATTTCACTTCAAAGCTGGAGGTGGATCAAAGCCTCTTCCCTTTTCCGGATGGCGAAGAACGCCTGGTATTACGAACGCCGCATAACGATATATGCATGGCCTTTAGCATAGACGACTGGGAGCAGTTTCAGGGTGCTATGGACGAAGCGGAGTACATGATGCAGGTGTATGACATGATGAGTTAA
- a CDS encoding aldo/keto reductase, with the protein MKYNLLGNTGIYVSEICFGTMTFGGSNGGIWTNIGQVQQQEVNSLMKTVVDAGINFIDTANIYSFGESETLLGQSIIDLGLNRNDLVIATKVRGRMSKGVNDVGLTRLNIFQSVDASLKRMQLDYIDVLYVHGTDLKTPIEETVRALNDIVLTGKVRYIAICNWPAWMVMKAQGIADKYGWNKFVGLQYYYSLASRDIEREIVPLAADQNLAIMPWSPLAGGFLSGKYTRDGGAAGARRDNFDFPPINKEKTYDIIEVLGEIAGQHGVSVAQVALAWVRLQKGVTSTIIGAKNIDQLNDNLKSTEVVLSADELKSIDEISSLPREYPGWMVERQSADREPQ; encoded by the coding sequence ATGAAATACAATCTTTTAGGAAACACAGGCATTTACGTGTCTGAAATTTGCTTCGGCACCATGACCTTTGGTGGAAGCAACGGCGGTATATGGACCAACATTGGCCAGGTGCAGCAGCAGGAAGTTAACAGCTTAATGAAAACTGTTGTTGACGCGGGCATTAATTTTATTGATACCGCTAACATCTACTCGTTTGGCGAATCGGAAACTTTATTGGGGCAGTCTATTATTGACCTTGGGCTTAACCGTAACGACCTGGTGATAGCCACTAAAGTACGCGGCCGCATGAGCAAGGGCGTTAATGATGTTGGGCTTACCCGCCTTAATATTTTTCAATCTGTTGATGCCAGTTTAAAGCGCATGCAACTGGACTATATTGACGTGCTATACGTGCACGGCACCGATTTAAAAACACCTATTGAGGAAACCGTAAGGGCTTTAAACGATATTGTTTTAACCGGCAAAGTGCGCTACATAGCCATTTGTAACTGGCCGGCCTGGATGGTGATGAAAGCGCAGGGCATTGCCGACAAATACGGTTGGAACAAATTTGTGGGCCTGCAGTACTACTATTCGTTGGCCAGCCGTGATATTGAGCGCGAGATTGTTCCGTTGGCTGCCGATCAAAACCTGGCCATTATGCCATGGAGTCCGTTGGCAGGTGGCTTCCTTTCCGGCAAATACACCCGCGATGGTGGTGCGGCAGGAGCACGCAGAGATAACTTTGATTTCCCGCCTATCAACAAAGAAAAAACGTATGATATAATTGAGGTGCTGGGCGAAATTGCCGGGCAACACGGCGTATCGGTTGCGCAGGTAGCATTGGCTTGGGTACGTTTGCAAAAAGGCGTTACCAGCACCATCATAGGCGCTAAAAACATTGATCAGTTGAACGATAACCTTAAATCAACGGAGGTTGTACTTTCTGCCGATGAATTGAAAAGCATTGATGAGATCAGCTCCCTGCCACGCGAATATCCCGGCTGGATGGTTGAAAGACAATCTGCCGACAGAGAACCACAATAG
- a CDS encoding DNA topoisomerase IB translates to MNRLQKKLEKIGRDPKITAKAVGLRYVSDATPGYTRKKAGKGWSYYNPEGGLVKDKELIKRFNAMVIPPAYTKVWISPYENSHLQFTGVDAAGRKQYRYHSAWNSIRNQSKYHRLQTFASHLPAIRQQLDKDLSRPNLDHDKVVALVVRLMELTSIRVGNESYKKLYGSFGLTTLQDRHVKINGTQLNFEFKGKKGVMHKIALQSRKLARLVKQCRDIPGKELFQFYNDDGQRCTIGSGDVNNYLKHITGEDFTAKDFRTWAGSVSALYAFKAAGEFSTMSECKKKIVSVLDEVAINLGNTRTVCKKYYVHPTVIKSYEEGTLFNYIKELDEDKDIKAAELNVAEKALLALLEKEKLAVAS, encoded by the coding sequence ATGAATCGTTTGCAAAAGAAACTGGAAAAAATTGGCCGCGACCCAAAAATAACCGCGAAGGCTGTTGGCTTGCGTTATGTAAGCGATGCCACACCTGGCTATACCCGCAAAAAGGCAGGTAAGGGCTGGAGTTATTATAACCCCGAGGGTGGTTTGGTAAAAGATAAAGAACTGATAAAGCGATTTAATGCCATGGTGATACCGCCTGCCTATACCAAGGTATGGATATCGCCATATGAGAACAGCCATTTACAATTTACCGGAGTTGACGCGGCGGGCCGTAAACAGTACCGTTACCATTCGGCATGGAACAGTATTCGCAACCAATCCAAGTATCATCGTTTGCAAACATTCGCGTCGCACCTTCCTGCCATAAGGCAGCAGTTGGATAAGGACCTGTCGCGCCCTAACCTTGATCACGATAAGGTGGTGGCTTTAGTGGTGCGCTTAATGGAACTCACCAGTATAAGGGTAGGGAACGAATCGTACAAAAAATTGTATGGTTCATTTGGTTTAACAACACTGCAAGACAGGCACGTTAAAATAAACGGTACCCAGCTTAACTTTGAGTTTAAGGGCAAGAAAGGCGTAATGCACAAAATTGCTTTGCAAAGCCGCAAACTGGCACGGTTGGTTAAACAATGCCGCGATATTCCGGGTAAAGAACTTTTCCAGTTTTATAATGATGATGGGCAGCGCTGTACCATTGGATCGGGAGATGTAAACAATTACCTCAAGCACATAACAGGTGAGGATTTTACCGCGAAAGATTTCCGCACCTGGGCAGGCAGCGTAAGCGCTTTATATGCATTCAAAGCAGCCGGTGAATTCTCAACTATGAGTGAATGTAAAAAGAAAATAGTGAGTGTGTTGGACGAGGTAGCTATTAACCTGGGTAATACCCGCACCGTATGTAAAAAATACTACGTGCACCCAACGGTAATAAAAAGCTACGAGGAAGGCACGCTGTTTAATTACATTAAGGAATTGGACGAAGATAAAGACATTAAAGCAGCCGAACTTAACGTAGCCGAAAAAGCGCTTTTAGCTTTATTAGAGAAGGAGAAACTGGCAGTAGCGAGTTAG
- a CDS encoding SRPBCC family protein: MISGAFKSFRHEHYFTTDGDGTLMRDVFVFESPLGAVGRVFNALVLTKYMTNLLVQRNKVIKQFAEFDS, translated from the coding sequence ATGATAAGCGGAGCCTTTAAAAGCTTCAGGCATGAGCATTATTTTACTACTGATGGTGATGGAACCTTGATGCGGGATGTGTTTGTATTTGAATCGCCTTTGGGAGCAGTAGGCAGAGTATTTAACGCATTGGTTTTAACGAAATACATGACCAACCTTCTTGTGCAACGTAATAAGGTAATCAAGCAGTTTGCTGAGTTTGATAGCTAA
- a CDS encoding SRPBCC family protein has product MHINAPIKKCFDFARSIDLHIESTKQTGEKAIAGKTSGLIGLGETVTWRAQHFGVWQNLTTKITDLTHHSSLLMK; this is encoded by the coding sequence ATGCACATAAACGCACCTATTAAAAAGTGCTTCGATTTTGCCCGGAGTATTGATCTGCATATTGAATCAACCAAACAGACAGGCGAAAAGGCCATAGCCGGCAAAACCAGCGGACTCATCGGCTTGGGCGAAACCGTTACCTGGCGGGCACAGCACTTTGGTGTGTGGCAAAATCTAACTACCAAAATAACCGATTTAACGCACCACAGTTCTTTGCTGATGAAATGA
- the asnS gene encoding asparagine--tRNA ligase, with amino-acid sequence MSQRTKIKELLASTQTGMDVTVKGWVRTFRNNQFIALNDGSTNNNIQIVVDFENTDVALLKRITTGAAISVVGELVASLGKGQSVEVKAKEIEILGDSDPEKYPLQPKKHSLEFLREIAHLRFRTNTFGAIFRVRNSLAFAVHQFFQEKGFVYLHTPIITASDAEGAGETFHVTNFDIANPPKTETGEIDYKQDFFGRATNLTVSGQLEGELGAMALSDIYTFGPTFRAENSNTTRHLAEFWMIEPEMAFYDIVDNMDLAEAMLKYVIKYALDNNKDDIEFLTQRLTEEEKQKPQNERSEMTLLEKLQFCLANDFERLTYTEAIEILRESTPNKKKKFQYPVEGWGTDLQSEHERYLVEKHFKKPVILTDYPKEIKSFYMRQNDDGKTVAAMDILFPGIGEIIGGSQREERLDKLEQRMDEIGIPKDELWWYLDTRRFGACPHAGFGLGFERLVLFVTGMGNIRDVIPFPRFPKNAEF; translated from the coding sequence ATGAGTCAACGCACTAAGATCAAGGAATTATTGGCGAGCACGCAAACAGGTATGGATGTTACGGTAAAGGGTTGGGTACGCACCTTTCGTAATAATCAGTTCATTGCTTTGAATGATGGCTCTACTAATAACAACATTCAAATAGTAGTTGATTTTGAAAATACCGATGTTGCCTTATTAAAACGCATTACCACCGGCGCTGCCATCAGCGTGGTGGGCGAACTGGTTGCCTCATTAGGTAAAGGCCAAAGCGTTGAGGTAAAGGCTAAAGAGATTGAAATTTTAGGCGATAGCGATCCTGAGAAATATCCGTTGCAGCCCAAAAAACATAGTCTGGAGTTTTTACGTGAGATTGCGCATCTGCGTTTCCGCACCAATACTTTTGGCGCGATATTCCGTGTACGTAACAGCTTGGCATTTGCGGTACACCAATTTTTCCAGGAGAAAGGCTTTGTTTACCTGCATACCCCTATTATCACCGCAAGTGATGCTGAAGGAGCAGGCGAAACTTTCCACGTTACCAACTTTGACATAGCTAACCCGCCAAAAACGGAGACCGGCGAGATAGATTACAAGCAAGACTTTTTCGGTCGCGCTACTAACCTTACCGTATCTGGTCAGTTAGAGGGTGAACTGGGCGCTATGGCTTTAAGCGATATTTACACTTTCGGTCCTACTTTCCGTGCTGAAAACTCTAATACTACCCGTCACCTGGCTGAGTTTTGGATGATTGAGCCCGAAATGGCTTTTTATGATATTGTTGACAACATGGACCTTGCCGAAGCCATGCTGAAATACGTGATCAAATACGCTTTGGATAATAACAAAGATGATATTGAATTTTTAACCCAGCGTTTAACAGAAGAGGAAAAACAAAAACCGCAGAACGAACGCAGCGAAATGACTTTGTTAGAAAAATTGCAGTTCTGCTTAGCTAACGATTTTGAGCGTTTAACTTATACCGAGGCAATTGAAATTCTGAGAGAATCAACGCCGAATAAAAAGAAGAAATTTCAATACCCGGTTGAAGGTTGGGGAACCGACCTGCAATCAGAACATGAGCGTTATTTGGTAGAAAAACACTTCAAAAAGCCGGTTATATTAACCGACTACCCTAAAGAGATCAAATCATTCTATATGCGCCAGAACGACGACGGCAAGACCGTTGCTGCCATGGATATTTTGTTCCCGGGCATTGGCGAAATTATAGGCGGTTCGCAACGTGAGGAGCGTTTAGATAAGCTGGAACAACGCATGGATGAGATAGGCATACCTAAAGATGAGCTTTGGTGGTATTTAGATACCCGCAGGTTCGGCGCTTGTCCGCATGCCGGTTTTGGTTTAGGCTTTGAGCGTTTGGTGCTGTTTGTTACAGGTATGGGTAATATTCGCGATGTTATTCCTTTCCCAAGGTTCCCTAAGAACGCTGAGTTTTAA
- a CDS encoding DMT family transporter, producing the protein MNSKLTLAIGILCISFSPIFVKLADASPVVCAFYRIFFGWIVLLPVCLFKHNLKIGLKDMALAATGGLVFAADISLWNSSLKMISATVSTLLANLAPVWVGLISYFLFRKAAGKLFWIGTGLAILGMLILVGLQQVVHLQFGLGFTFAVAASMLYAIYILITKNILQRISTITFMFYNMLAAMLFLLVICLINNEVLFDYSPVNWFYFAGMGLVCQLLGWLAINYSIRFIESTKISITLLSQTVVAGVLAAFILNERLGLHQIIGSAVVLAGIAITFLKPQTVK; encoded by the coding sequence ATGAATTCCAAATTAACGCTGGCCATTGGCATATTGTGCATTTCCTTCTCGCCCATTTTTGTGAAACTGGCAGATGCATCGCCCGTGGTGTGCGCTTTTTACCGCATATTTTTTGGCTGGATAGTGTTGCTGCCCGTTTGCCTTTTTAAGCACAATTTAAAGATCGGCTTAAAAGATATGGCGCTTGCCGCCACCGGCGGACTGGTTTTCGCGGCAGATATTTCTTTGTGGAACTCATCGCTTAAAATGATCAGCGCTACGGTATCAACCTTGTTGGCTAACCTGGCGCCGGTGTGGGTGGGGCTCATCAGTTATTTTTTATTCCGAAAAGCAGCAGGTAAGTTATTCTGGATAGGTACAGGGCTGGCTATTTTGGGTATGCTGATATTGGTTGGCTTGCAGCAGGTAGTCCACTTGCAATTCGGCCTGGGCTTTACTTTTGCCGTGGCGGCCAGCATGCTTTACGCTATTTATATACTCATCACCAAAAATATTTTGCAGCGTATTAGCACCATTACGTTTATGTTTTATAATATGCTGGCAGCCATGTTATTTCTGCTGGTCATTTGCCTGATCAATAATGAGGTGTTGTTTGATTATTCTCCCGTCAACTGGTTTTATTTTGCAGGGATGGGGCTTGTTTGCCAGTTGCTGGGTTGGCTGGCTATCAATTATTCTATTCGGTTTATTGAGTCAACCAAAATATCTATTACGCTGTTAAGCCAAACGGTAGTAGCAGGTGTGTTGGCTGCGTTTATTTTGAACGAACGTTTAGGTTTGCATCAAATAATAGGCAGCGCTGTTGTACTGGCCGGAATTGCAATTACATTTTTAAAACCGCAGACTGTTAAATAA
- the dnaG gene encoding DNA primase, producing MILKSTIDRIMEATDIVEVIGDFVQLKKRGANYVGLSPFVNERTPSFTVSPAKGIFKDFSSGKGGSAVTFLMELEKFTYPEALKWLAKKYGIEVEETQEAPEDREAENRRESLMIVSGFAAKFFHESLLETDEGRNIGLSYFKERGFTTEIINKFELGYSPDQWEAFSSQAVKEGYQPEFLIESGLSVKRENGSLYDRYRGRVIFPIHSFTGRVIAFGGRTLKTDKNVPKYVNSPESEIYHKSNVLYGLYHAKKSIREEDNCYLVEGYADVISVHQAGIENVVASSGTSLTVEQIRLISRLTKNITILYDGDAAGIKASLRGLDMILEEGLNVKVVLFPDGHDPDSYVRLVGTSAFKKHIEESKKDFILYKTNLLLKEAGNDPIRKAEVIRDIVESIAKIPDSIKASVFVKECSHILQIDERALLSELNKMRQAKAKKDGERQQQSTPRNDEPPEDLFFDPEPQTREEDASQEKEIVRLLLLYGNKVIDWDGIANTYIGPFMIAELNDVDFENSACKKFVEIYSREVENGVLPEEQYFIHYADKEIVDLSITLITTKYTLSDNWYEMHRITVPDETANMKATILSAIFHLKMHKVGKLLANLRKELQTAQSPEEQDILMSQYMRMKKVEKSISDYLGSVILK from the coding sequence ATGATATTAAAATCCACTATCGACCGTATTATGGAAGCCACCGACATTGTGGAGGTGATAGGGGATTTTGTGCAGTTAAAAAAGCGGGGCGCCAATTATGTTGGCCTTTCGCCGTTTGTCAATGAGCGTACACCGTCATTCACGGTATCGCCGGCTAAGGGTATTTTTAAAGATTTCTCATCGGGTAAAGGGGGCAGCGCGGTTACTTTTTTAATGGAGCTGGAAAAGTTTACTTATCCGGAAGCGTTAAAATGGCTGGCCAAAAAGTACGGCATTGAGGTGGAAGAAACCCAGGAAGCGCCCGAGGATAGGGAAGCCGAGAACCGCCGCGAAAGTTTGATGATCGTATCGGGCTTTGCAGCTAAGTTTTTCCATGAAAGTTTATTGGAGACAGATGAAGGCCGGAATATAGGTCTGAGCTATTTCAAAGAGCGCGGTTTCACCACCGAAATAATCAATAAATTTGAGTTAGGCTACTCGCCCGATCAGTGGGAGGCTTTCTCATCGCAAGCGGTTAAAGAGGGTTATCAGCCGGAGTTTTTAATTGAAAGCGGCCTATCTGTTAAGCGTGAAAATGGCTCTTTATATGACCGTTATCGCGGTAGGGTAATTTTCCCTATCCATAGTTTTACCGGCCGGGTAATTGCCTTTGGTGGCCGTACATTGAAGACCGATAAAAACGTACCCAAATACGTTAACTCACCCGAGTCGGAAATCTACCACAAATCAAACGTTTTATACGGGCTTTACCATGCTAAAAAATCTATCCGCGAGGAAGATAACTGCTACCTGGTAGAAGGTTATGCCGATGTTATATCCGTACATCAGGCGGGTATTGAAAACGTAGTGGCTTCATCGGGTACTTCGTTAACCGTTGAGCAGATCAGGCTCATTAGCAGGTTAACTAAAAATATCACCATTTTATATGATGGCGATGCGGCGGGTATCAAGGCATCTTTGCGTGGCCTTGATATGATCCTGGAGGAAGGGCTGAACGTTAAAGTTGTACTTTTCCCTGACGGTCATGACCCTGACTCGTATGTGCGGCTGGTGGGTACATCCGCCTTTAAAAAACACATTGAGGAGAGTAAAAAAGACTTCATCCTTTACAAAACTAACCTCCTGTTAAAAGAGGCAGGTAACGATCCTATCCGTAAAGCCGAAGTAATAAGAGATATTGTTGAAAGCATTGCCAAAATACCTGATTCTATTAAAGCCTCGGTATTTGTTAAGGAATGCAGCCATATATTACAGATAGATGAGCGCGCACTGCTTTCTGAGCTGAATAAAATGCGGCAGGCTAAAGCCAAAAAGGATGGCGAGCGGCAACAGCAATCAACACCAAGAAACGATGAGCCTCCTGAAGATCTGTTTTTTGACCCCGAGCCTCAAACTCGGGAAGAGGATGCCAGTCAGGAAAAGGAGATAGTGCGTTTACTTTTGTTATACGGCAATAAGGTGATTGACTGGGACGGCATTGCCAATACCTATATTGGTCCGTTTATGATAGCGGAGTTGAATGATGTTGACTTTGAAAATTCTGCCTGTAAAAAGTTTGTAGAAATATACAGTCGCGAAGTAGAGAATGGCGTATTGCCCGAAGAGCAGTATTTTATTCATTATGCCGATAAGGAAATTGTTGATCTCTCCATTACACTAATTACTACCAAATACACGTTAAGCGATAACTGGTACGAGATGCACCGCATAACCGTGCCTGATGAAACGGCCAATATGAAAGCCACTATTCTGAGCGCTATTTTTCATTTAAAGATGCATAAGGTAGGCAAATTGTTAGCCAATTTGCGCAAAGAGCTTCAAACGGCACAATCGCCGGAGGAGCAGGATATCTTGATGAGCCAGTATATGCGGATGAAAAAGGTAGAGAAATCTATATCAGATTATTTGGGATCGGTGATATTAAAGTAA
- a CDS encoding YraN family protein, translating to MAKHLDLGKKGELMAKQHLEQQGYEILDENWCHGKAEIDLIAYKDKVIIFTEVKTRSGNYFGEPEDFVDARKQRIMAQAADEYIYLMNHQGEVRFDIVAILFKNEHNYKLNHIEDAFWPSAT from the coding sequence ATGGCAAAGCACCTCGACTTAGGTAAAAAAGGCGAGCTGATGGCCAAACAACACCTGGAGCAACAGGGTTACGAGATATTAGATGAAAACTGGTGCCACGGCAAGGCCGAAATTGACCTGATTGCCTATAAAGACAAAGTGATTATATTTACCGAAGTAAAAACGCGCAGCGGCAACTATTTTGGTGAACCAGAGGATTTTGTTGACGCGCGCAAACAACGTATAATGGCACAAGCAGCCGACGAATACATTTACCTGATGAACCATCAGGGTGAGGTGCGTTTTGATATTGTGGCTATATTATTTAAAAACGAGCATAACTATAAACTAAACCATATTGAAGATGCCTTTTGGCCATCTGCAACTTAA
- a CDS encoding glutaminyl-peptide cyclotransferase has product MKKRSLLYIAAITLAAAGCKEEDIYKKITISPDAGVTVKAGESVTIKVSYPEEIKPDSIVYLLDSTRLEAKKDASPVVLKTDSMPLGPKSITARFFQQGKQYDKATNIVVLAARAPEKLSFKVEKVYPHDVTSYTEGLEYHDGYLYESDGGYLDPPPGDEKIGPSSLRKVDLITGKVLQSVQNDPKVFAEGITVIGDKIVQLTYREKIGYVYDKSTFKLLKTFNNNVGIEGWGMTFDGNKIYMDDSTNRLWFLDKETYQQVGYVDVYDDKGPVNSINELEYIDGKIYANVFQTDDIIVIDPKTGAVLQKIDFKSLYPKRNNKADVFNGIAWDAKGKRMFVTGKFWDKLFQVKLAPPAP; this is encoded by the coding sequence ATGAAGAAAAGATCATTATTGTATATAGCAGCCATTACGCTGGCGGCCGCCGGTTGTAAAGAAGAAGATATTTATAAGAAGATAACCATTAGTCCGGATGCGGGCGTTACTGTTAAAGCGGGTGAAAGCGTTACTATTAAAGTTTCGTACCCTGAAGAGATAAAGCCAGATTCGATAGTTTACCTGTTGGATTCTACCCGTTTGGAAGCAAAGAAAGATGCTTCTCCGGTAGTGCTGAAAACAGATTCGATGCCATTAGGCCCAAAATCTATAACAGCCAGGTTTTTCCAGCAAGGCAAGCAGTATGATAAGGCTACCAACATTGTTGTGCTGGCTGCCCGCGCACCCGAAAAGCTGAGCTTTAAGGTGGAAAAAGTGTATCCGCATGATGTTACGTCTTACACAGAGGGTTTAGAATACCATGATGGTTATTTATACGAAAGTGATGGCGGCTACTTAGATCCGCCTCCCGGCGATGAGAAGATCGGTCCCTCAAGCTTGCGTAAAGTCGACCTAATTACAGGCAAGGTATTGCAATCGGTACAAAATGATCCGAAGGTTTTTGCCGAAGGGATAACAGTTATTGGTGATAAAATTGTTCAGCTAACCTATAGAGAGAAGATTGGATATGTTTATGACAAAAGCACTTTTAAGCTTTTAAAAACATTCAATAACAACGTGGGTATAGAAGGTTGGGGAATGACTTTTGATGGCAACAAAATATACATGGACGACAGTACCAATCGTTTATGGTTTTTAGACAAAGAAACCTACCAGCAAGTTGGATATGTGGATGTTTACGACGATAAAGGCCCTGTAAACTCCATAAATGAGTTGGAATACATAGACGGTAAAATTTACGCCAATGTATTTCAAACGGATGACATTATTGTAATTGACCCCAAAACAGGTGCTGTGTTGCAGAAAATAGACTTTAAAAGTTTGTATCCAAAACGCAATAATAAAGCGGATGTATTTAATGGTATTGCCTGGGATGCTAAAGGCAAGCGCATGTTTGTTACCGGTAAGTTTTGGGATAAGTTGTTTCAGGTAAAATTAGCCCCCCCCGCCCCCTAA